A genomic stretch from Rhodobacterales bacterium HKCCA1288 includes:
- a CDS encoding DUF4445 domain-containing protein has translation MGSAGTDDKDPLVIFTPSGKRGRFAKGTPVLQAARALGVDLDSVCGGRGICSKCQITPSFGEFAKHGVTVHEDALSEWNEVEARYDRVKGLISGRRLGCQAKVLGDVVIDVPETSQVHRQVVRKEASTKPITMDPATRIVMVEVAEPDMHEPSGDFERLKDALAQQWDVHQVSAALPVLAKLQTVLRKGKWQISVALFQPDEGGVAQILEIWPNLHEGGIYGLAIDLGSTTIAAHLCDLTTGAVMGSAGIMNPQIRFGEDLMSRVSYAMMQEGGATEMTRAVREAINTLAGQIAEDAGIDPKLIVETVFVCNPVMHHLLLGIDPVELGQAPFALATSDALRLSAPDLGLSTLNPQAQIYLLPCIAGHVGADAAAVALSEAPEQSEDLVLIVDVGTNAEILLGNKTKVLACSSPTGPAFEGAQISSGQRAAPGAIEHIEIDPATKEPRFRVIGCDLWSDEAGFAEATAQTGITGICGSGIIEAVAEMRAAGLLDGSGLIGSAEQTGTPRSIPTGRTHEYLIFDGTATGGPRITVTQGDIRAIQLAKSALYAGARLLMDQMDVEAVDRVVLAGAFGAHISPKHAMILGMIPDAPLEKVTSAGNAAGHGARIALCNRAARKRIEGGVRAIQKVETAIEPRFQEHFVAANAIPHKTAAMPHLTTVVSLPDVNFGASGGGANDDGRRRRRRG, from the coding sequence ATGGGCAGCGCAGGCACAGATGACAAAGACCCTTTGGTGATTTTTACCCCCTCTGGCAAACGCGGTCGCTTTGCCAAAGGCACGCCCGTGCTGCAGGCGGCCCGCGCGCTCGGGGTGGATTTGGATAGTGTCTGTGGCGGGCGCGGCATTTGTTCCAAATGCCAGATCACCCCCAGTTTCGGTGAATTTGCCAAACATGGCGTCACAGTGCACGAAGATGCCCTTTCCGAATGGAACGAGGTTGAGGCCCGCTATGACCGCGTGAAAGGTCTGATTTCAGGCCGCCGTTTGGGCTGTCAGGCCAAGGTGTTGGGCGATGTTGTGATTGATGTGCCTGAAACCAGTCAGGTGCATCGTCAGGTCGTGCGCAAAGAGGCCTCGACCAAGCCAATCACTATGGATCCCGCCACGCGGATTGTCATGGTCGAGGTGGCCGAGCCTGACATGCATGAACCCTCGGGCGATTTTGAACGCTTGAAAGATGCCCTCGCACAACAATGGGATGTGCATCAGGTCAGCGCCGCCCTGCCCGTTTTGGCCAAGCTGCAAACCGTTTTGCGCAAGGGCAAATGGCAAATTTCAGTCGCCCTCTTTCAACCCGATGAGGGCGGCGTGGCGCAAATTCTTGAGATTTGGCCAAATCTTCATGAGGGCGGAATTTACGGCCTTGCGATTGATCTTGGCTCGACCACAATCGCGGCGCATCTGTGTGATTTGACCACGGGTGCAGTGATGGGCTCTGCGGGGATCATGAACCCACAAATCCGTTTTGGTGAGGATCTGATGAGCCGCGTCTCCTATGCCATGATGCAAGAAGGCGGTGCCACTGAGATGACCCGCGCGGTGCGCGAGGCCATTAACACATTAGCCGGGCAAATTGCCGAGGATGCGGGCATTGACCCCAAGCTGATCGTGGAAACCGTATTCGTCTGCAACCCCGTGATGCACCATCTGCTTTTGGGAATTGATCCTGTGGAATTGGGCCAAGCGCCCTTTGCACTGGCAACCTCGGATGCCTTGCGTCTCAGTGCGCCTGACTTGGGGCTGTCCACATTGAACCCACAAGCGCAGATTTACCTGCTGCCCTGTATCGCGGGCCATGTGGGGGCCGATGCCGCCGCCGTGGCCCTATCGGAGGCCCCAGAACAATCTGAGGATTTGGTGCTGATCGTGGATGTCGGAACCAATGCTGAAATCCTGCTTGGGAATAAGACCAAGGTTCTCGCCTGTTCCTCGCCCACGGGGCCTGCCTTTGAGGGGGCGCAAATCTCGTCAGGGCAACGGGCCGCGCCTGGTGCGATTGAGCATATCGAAATCGACCCCGCCACCAAAGAACCGCGGTTTCGCGTCATTGGCTGCGATCTGTGGTCTGACGAGGCAGGGTTTGCCGAGGCCACCGCGCAGACAGGCATTACGGGCATTTGTGGCTCTGGCATAATCGAGGCCGTGGCGGAAATGCGCGCCGCGGGCCTGTTGGACGGGTCAGGTCTGATTGGCAGTGCCGAGCAAACAGGAACCCCGCGGTCTATCCCCACAGGGCGCACCCATGAATATCTAATCTTTGACGGCACCGCCACGGGCGGGCCGCGCATCACCGTCACGCAAGGCGATATTCGCGCCATTCAATTGGCGAAATCCGCGCTTTATGCAGGCGCGCGTTTGTTGATGGATCAGATGGATGTAGAAGCGGTCGATCGCGTGGTTTTGGCGGGGGCTTTCGGCGCGCATATCAGCCCAAAACACGCAATGATTTTAGGGATGATCCCCGATGCCCCGCTTGAGAAAGTCACAAGCGCAGGCAATGCCGCAGGCCATGGCGCGCGCATTGCGCTGTGCAACCGTGCGGCACGCAAGCGCATTGAGGGGGGCGTGCGCGCCATCCAAAAGGTTGAAACCGCGATTGAGCCAAGGTTTCAGGAACATTTCGTGGCCGCAAACGCCATCCCGCATAAAACCGCCGCCATGCCCCATCTGACCACAGTGGTCAGCCTGCCTGATGTAAATTTTGGCGCCTCTGGCGGCGGGGCCAATGATGACGGGCGGCGGCGCAGACGGCGGGGCTGA
- a CDS encoding ornithine cyclodeaminase family protein — MYIIPESLIADLVSAEDAFEAMRGCFAAMADGDAYNFPVIREALGEGRQYGFKSGFDRAGAVMGVKSGGYFPGNAARGLINHQSCVLLFDPETGRPTAMVGGNLLTALRTAAASALSIDQLARPDAQVLGMVGAGHQSAFQLRAALQVREFTRVLGWNRNPDRLSRLAEVCAEAGVEFTPVDLAAMQEADVIITITSSNAASLLTDHVSAGCHISAMGTDTIGKQEIDPALFARAAVFTDEVAQSVTIGEAQHAVAQGLIGREDITPLGAVVTGAAKGRVSPDQITIFDGTGVGLQDLAVAQTALSRARAQGLGSEVVF; from the coding sequence ATGTATATCATTCCAGAAAGTTTGATTGCCGATCTTGTCAGTGCCGAAGATGCGTTTGAGGCAATGCGCGGCTGTTTCGCCGCGATGGCCGATGGCGATGCCTATAATTTCCCCGTGATCCGCGAGGCCTTGGGCGAGGGGCGCCAATATGGGTTCAAGTCGGGCTTTGATCGCGCAGGCGCGGTGATGGGGGTGAAATCGGGCGGGTATTTCCCCGGAAATGCCGCGCGCGGTTTGATCAATCATCAATCCTGTGTGCTGTTATTTGATCCTGAAACAGGCCGTCCCACCGCAATGGTGGGGGGGAACCTGTTGACGGCCCTACGCACAGCCGCCGCATCGGCCCTGTCGATTGATCAATTGGCGCGTCCCGATGCCCAAGTTTTGGGTATGGTGGGCGCGGGGCATCAGTCGGCATTTCAATTGCGCGCGGCCCTGCAGGTGCGCGAATTTACCCGCGTTTTGGGTTGGAACCGCAATCCTGACCGCCTGTCCCGCTTGGCGGAGGTCTGTGCCGAAGCGGGGGTTGAGTTCACCCCCGTTGATCTGGCCGCGATGCAGGAGGCCGATGTGATCATCACCATCACCTCATCCAATGCCGCAAGCCTGCTTACGGACCATGTCAGTGCAGGCTGCCATATCTCTGCGATGGGAACCGATACAATCGGCAAGCAGGAGATTGATCCTGCACTCTTTGCGCGCGCTGCGGTCTTTACCGATGAGGTCGCACAATCTGTCACTATCGGCGAGGCACAACACGCCGTGGCGCAAGGCTTGATTGGGCGCGAGGATATCACCCCCTTGGGGGCGGTGGTCACAGGGGCGGCCAAGGGCCGTGTCTCGCCCGATCAGATCACGATTTTCGATGGCACGGGTGTCGGGCTTCAGGATTTGGCCGTAGCCCAAACCGCCCTCAGCCGTGCCCGCGCGCAGGGTTTGGGTTCAGAGGTCGTGTTTTAG
- a CDS encoding Ppx/GppA family phosphatase has product MGQGQRRFYSKPKPAAPAQIEKADPADLYAALDLGTNSCRMLIAQPKGTHLHIVDSFSKSVQLGHGLEASGRLSRASMARAIGALKICQRKLAQHQVRHMRIVATEACRRATNGGEFLNLVKRETGLQMEIIKPEEEAQLAVISCAPLVSAKTEQLLVVDIGGGSTELVWIDLSRVAPSERARAIMRLHQGFGHEETIFPRAKVVDWISVPLGVATLKDLYHDVEDDGARFALMSWYFEEQLAKFSPYVDAADQAREGFQIIGTSGTVTTVAASHLGLKRYDRNKVDGLRMTSDQIDTVIQTYLALGPEGRRNDPRIGRDRHSLIMSGSAILQALLRAWPTDRLSVADRGLREGLLYAQMCRDGVMEDGLL; this is encoded by the coding sequence ATGGGGCAGGGGCAGCGTAGATTTTATAGCAAACCCAAACCTGCCGCCCCCGCACAGATCGAAAAAGCAGACCCAGCCGATCTTTACGCCGCTCTTGATTTGGGCACGAATTCCTGCCGAATGTTGATTGCACAGCCGAAAGGCACGCATCTACATATCGTTGATAGTTTCTCGAAATCGGTGCAACTGGGGCACGGGCTAGAGGCCTCGGGGCGCTTGTCGCGTGCCTCGATGGCGCGGGCGATTGGGGCGTTGAAAATCTGTCAACGCAAACTGGCCCAACACCAAGTGCGCCATATGCGTATCGTGGCCACCGAGGCCTGCCGCCGCGCCACCAACGGGGGCGAGTTCCTCAACCTTGTGAAGCGCGAAACGGGCTTGCAGATGGAGATCATCAAGCCCGAAGAAGAGGCGCAGCTGGCGGTGATCTCCTGCGCGCCATTGGTGTCAGCCAAAACCGAACAGCTTTTGGTGGTGGATATCGGGGGGGGATCAACCGAATTGGTTTGGATCGACCTGTCTCGGGTTGCGCCCTCGGAACGCGCCCGCGCGATCATGCGCCTGCATCAAGGGTTTGGGCATGAGGAAACCATTTTTCCCCGCGCGAAAGTCGTGGATTGGATTTCTGTGCCTTTGGGCGTGGCAACCCTGAAAGACCTTTATCACGATGTCGAAGATGACGGGGCGCGGTTTGCGCTGATGTCATGGTATTTCGAAGAACAGCTTGCAAAATTCTCACCCTATGTCGATGCGGCGGATCAAGCACGCGAAGGGTTCCAGATCATCGGCACCTCTGGCACTGTCACAACTGTTGCCGCCAGTCATTTGGGCCTCAAGCGCTATGATCGCAATAAGGTCGATGGTCTGCGGATGACTTCGGATCAGATTGACACTGTGATCCAAACCTATCTTGCCTTGGGGCCAGAGGGGCGGCGCAATGATCCGCGGATCGGGCGGGATCGGCACAGTCTGATTATGTCAGGCTCTGCGATTTTGCAGGCGCTGCTGCGCGCATGGCCAACGGATCGCTTGTCTGTGGCAGATCGTGGCCTGCGCGAGGGCTTGCTCTATGCGCAGATGTGCCGCGATGGGGTGATGGAAGACGGGCTTCTGTAA
- a CDS encoding methylenetetrahydrofolate reductase: MALLNFKKPSAPVAPHSPQVEAFLQGYSIEVMPRTAEKVEDFRALLPEGTRVYIAHIDGTEIDDMVATAARLARDGFEVMPHFPARSIKDKATLGDWIARYQGEAGVTSGLILAGGIPQAHGEFESSMQLLETGLFDQAGFKRLHVAGHPEGNRDIDPDGSDANVMEALRWKQAFSARTDAKMALATQFCFEAKPVIAWVNALQAAGIDLPVHIGIAGPAKLQTLIKFAIACGVGPSLSVLQKRAKDVSKLLLPFEPDEIIAELAAHKAANPDFGIESVHFFPLGGIKTNAQWAIDHGGASTRPAVEGV; the protein is encoded by the coding sequence ATGGCCTTGTTAAACTTTAAAAAACCAAGCGCGCCAGTCGCGCCCCATTCCCCTCAGGTTGAGGCCTTTCTTCAAGGCTATTCGATTGAGGTTATGCCGCGCACCGCCGAAAAGGTGGAAGATTTCCGCGCCCTTTTGCCCGAGGGCACCCGCGTCTATATCGCCCATATTGACGGCACCGAGATTGATGACATGGTCGCGACCGCAGCGCGCCTTGCCCGTGACGGGTTCGAGGTGATGCCACATTTCCCCGCCCGCTCAATCAAAGACAAGGCCACGCTTGGCGATTGGATCGCGCGCTATCAGGGCGAGGCAGGTGTCACCTCTGGCCTCATCTTGGCGGGCGGCATCCCTCAGGCGCATGGTGAATTTGAAAGCTCGATGCAGCTGTTGGAAACGGGGCTGTTTGATCAAGCAGGGTTCAAACGCTTGCATGTGGCAGGCCACCCCGAAGGCAACCGCGACATCGACCCAGATGGCAGCGATGCCAATGTGATGGAGGCTTTGCGTTGGAAACAGGCCTTTAGCGCGCGCACAGATGCAAAAATGGCCCTTGCCACGCAATTCTGCTTTGAAGCCAAGCCCGTGATTGCATGGGTGAATGCCTTGCAGGCCGCGGGGATTGATCTGCCCGTCCATATCGGTATCGCAGGCCCCGCCAAGCTGCAAACCTTGATCAAATTCGCCATTGCCTGCGGCGTTGGCCCATCTCTGTCGGTTTTGCAAAAACGCGCCAAGGATGTCTCGAAACTTCTTTTGCCGTTCGAGCCTGACGAGATCATCGCAGAACTCGCCGCGCATAAGGCCGCAAATCCTGATTTCGGGATTGAATCCGTCCATTTCTTCCCGCTTGGCGGGATCAAGACAAATGCCCAATGGGCCATCGACCATGGCGGCGCATCCACGCGTCCGGCCGTTGAAGGAGTATAA
- a CDS encoding methyltetrahydrofolate cobalamin methyltransferase has protein sequence MTRTIIESQTKTTVIGFDEPFCVIGERINPTGRKILNEELERGDFSRVQADAIAQVAAGATVLDINSGAVFSNKMAEDPRYADNNFVEPALMKALVECVQEVTDCPLCIDSSVPGALENGLAAAKGRPLLNSVTGEEERLEMVLPLVKKYNVPVVAISNDDTGISEDPEVRFAVAKKIVERAADYGIPAHDIVVDPLVMPIGAMATAGHQVFTLVRRLREELGVNTTCGASNISFGLPNRHGVNNAFLPMAYAAGMTSAIMNPVALPVGPKAIAEKKAAIEAAGIILPADLDDETFVKLFGMGSTKPRAGKEMEAIRAANLLLNQDDGGTAWINFNKDPDAALQGGRANRRAGGRRRG, from the coding sequence ATGACTCGCACCATCATTGAATCCCAAACCAAAACCACCGTGATCGGTTTTGACGAACCGTTTTGCGTGATTGGCGAACGGATCAACCCCACAGGGCGCAAAATCTTGAACGAAGAGCTGGAACGCGGTGATTTCTCACGCGTGCAAGCGGATGCCATTGCACAGGTGGCGGCGGGTGCGACCGTGTTGGACATCAACTCTGGCGCGGTGTTCTCGAACAAAATGGCCGAAGATCCCCGCTATGCCGACAATAACTTTGTTGAGCCTGCCTTGATGAAGGCCTTGGTCGAATGCGTGCAGGAAGTAACCGATTGCCCCTTGTGCATCGACAGCTCGGTTCCCGGTGCCTTGGAAAATGGTCTGGCTGCTGCCAAAGGTCGCCCGCTTTTGAACTCTGTCACAGGCGAAGAAGAACGCCTTGAGATGGTTTTGCCCTTGGTCAAGAAATACAACGTGCCCGTTGTTGCGATTTCTAACGATGACACAGGCATTTCCGAAGACCCCGAAGTGCGCTTTGCCGTTGCCAAAAAGATTGTTGAACGCGCGGCTGATTATGGCATTCCCGCCCATGATATCGTGGTTGACCCATTGGTCATGCCCATTGGCGCGATGGCCACAGCGGGCCATCAGGTCTTTACCCTCGTGCGCCGCTTGCGCGAGGAATTGGGCGTGAACACCACCTGCGGCGCATCCAATATCAGCTTTGGCTTGCCGAACCGCCACGGCGTGAATAACGCGTTTTTGCCCATGGCCTATGCAGCGGGCATGACCAGTGCGATCATGAACCCAGTCGCCCTGCCCGTTGGCCCCAAAGCGATTGCCGAAAAGAAAGCCGCGATTGAGGCCGCAGGAATTATCCTGCCCGCAGATCTGGACGATGAAACCTTCGTCAAATTGTTCGGCATGGGCTCGACCAAGCCGCGCGCGGGCAAGGAGATGGAGGCGATCCGCGCCGCCAACCTGCTGCTTAACCAAGATGACGGTGGGACTGCTTGGATCAATTTCAACAAAGATCCAGATGCCGCCCTGCAAGGGGGGCGCGCCAACCGCCGCGCAGGCGGTCGCCGCCGCGGCTAA
- a CDS encoding virulence factor, whose amino-acid sequence MPSVTIVYWRDIPAQVIVGKGRAAAKLPLPERFEQAIDRCAMKVGAKDDEAYLAEWRRVVEAEVEGDPSDIARVYADRLDADYDTDRLKRLIAGDGVEAA is encoded by the coding sequence ATGCCATCTGTGACCATCGTTTACTGGCGCGACATCCCTGCCCAAGTGATTGTGGGCAAAGGCCGCGCTGCAGCCAAATTGCCCCTGCCCGAACGGTTCGAGCAGGCAATTGACCGCTGCGCGATGAAGGTCGGGGCAAAAGATGACGAAGCCTATCTCGCCGAGTGGCGCCGTGTGGTAGAGGCCGAGGTCGAAGGTGACCCATCCGACATCGCGCGCGTCTATGCAGATCGTTTGGATGCCGACTATGACACCGACCGCCTCAAGCGTTTGATCGCGGGCGATGGCGTTGAGGCAGCCTGA